Within Actinobaculum sp. 313, the genomic segment TGCTTGCGGGTAGCTCGGCCCGCCTGCAGCCCAGCTTGCCTAACCGCCCGCAGACCTGGCAGCTCCACGACCTTGTCAGCCCTGCATATCCCTGTCAGGCCCGCAGCTAGCCGCGCCGGTAGCCCGTCTACACGTCAAATGCCCGTCCAGTGATACCCACCCGCAAGCACAGCAGCCCGCAGTGCACGAGATGATTTCGTGACCAGCCCGCTCACTGCCAGTTTGCAACCGTGACCGGCACGCCACCGTTCCGCGCGCCGATGACTCAGCCCCGAGAGGGATCACCATCGCGTGGCTGATCGGGTCATTGCTGACTCACGTTGTTCATACACTCCGCAGTGCTCTCGATTCTCCAGGGTGCGGGAGCGAGCTCCCAACGAGTACAGCGCTGTGCCAGCGGTCCTATCACCTCCCCTGTGCTAAGCCTGAGTTCTTGCTGAACGGTGTATACCTCCCACGTGTGCGGAGCTACCACGTTCACCCCCAACACTTCGGTGTTCAGCACTGCCACACTTCCCCGCATTTCCCTCAGTAAAGCCGTATCGGCGGCGCGCGCGGGACTTCCATCCGATGTCAGCTCCGCCAAAGCAGCGGCGTCATCAGCCATCAGTGCCTGATCGCGTCGGCTCTGCAGGTCCTGCACAACTGCGGTGGCCTCACGCGCATTGGGTACCGCGGAGTTCTCCAGTACAGACAACGATTCGTTTGCCGACGTCGACGACGGCGTCGGTGGTGGCGGTGGCGACGATCCCCATAGCACCTGCGCCAGGACGATGCCGACAAACAGACCCGCGATTCCTGCATACCACTGCCTCATGGCAACAGTTCACCACCCGCTTTCACCGTCTGCAGCGGTTATCCACAGGGCCGCGGCCGACCTAACCCTGCGTACCTCTGTGCAACCGTCACCAGTGGCATCCGACCATAATCGGATCGGCTTGCGGCAAGAATCTGCCGCACAAGGATCATCCGCCGCCCCAGACGACATCGGGTGGCACAGAGTCAAGCAATAGTCCACCGCGCATGTATCATCGCCGCGCCTTGAACTCGGCGGCGCATAATCCTGGTTGCGGCACAGTCCCAGGCGTAGGGTGGCACGAGGTAGTAGGCCAAGATGGGCGCCCATCGCCTCTACTCGGCTCGGCGCAGGGCTCGGGTCACCGACGTTGCCGCCCGGCTGGAGCTTTGTCCGGATGCCACTCCTGTTTCTATCCCGGGATAATGTCAACTAGAATTTCTTGCGTTCGCAGGTGAAAGGACAGACATGGCGAAGGACTCAGGCCGCACGAAGCCGAAGAAGAAGCACTGGTGGAACTACCTTGGTGACGCCTACCGGATTACGAAGCGTTCCTACTCATGGACACCGTGGGCGCTACTCGCCGGATTCGCCATCGGTCTGGCGGTAGGTATTGTCCCGAGCATTCTGACCGGCCGTTGGCTGAGCTGGATGCTGATCGGGATCATGCTCGCACTACTCCTACCGATGATCACCCTCACCCGGCTGGTGCGCCGCGCCAGCTACGCCCAGATTGACGGCATGCCGGGTGCCGCTTCCGCCGTGCTGGACAACATCAAGCGTGGCTGGGATATTTCCACAGAACCGGTTCGAGTCAACGCCCGCACGCAGGATATGGTCTTCCGGGCCATCGGCCGCCCCGGCATCGTGCTGATTGCGGAAGGGCCCAAAGGGCGAGTCGGAAAGCTCATCGACGAGGAACGGCGTGCCATCCACCGCGTCGCACCGAATGCTCCCATTCACACCATTTTCATCGGGCATGACGACGGTCAGACAGAACTGATCAGTCTTGAAAAGTCCATGCGACGCCTTCCGAAGACGATTTCAAACGCGGAAGTCGCCGCCCTTGCTCGCCGCCTGGAAGCGATCAAGACGAATACGCTGCCAATTCCGAAGGGAATCGATCCCATGAAGGCACGCCCCGACCGCCGCGCCTTGCGCGGCAAGTAGCACTGCCGCAGCCCGGCGCTGATTCATGAGACGTGCACGTCATCGACCGGGCCGGTGAGGTAGAACGGGTGAAGTAACAGGGGCAGCTGTCCAGCATGACCACGGCTGCCCAGCGCGCTGACAGAAAGAAACGGGATGTTCACACGTGCGGAAGAAGCCATCGCCTACACCAAGGAACGGGGCGTAAAGTTCATCGATATCAGGTTCTGTGACCTGCCCGGTATCATGCAGCATTTCACCATTCCGGTCGACACCTTCAAAGACGACGTCTTCACCGACGGCCTGATGTTCGACGGGTCGTCCATTCGTGGATTTCAAGCCATCCACGAATCCGATATGAAGCTTATTCCGGATGTCTCCTCCGCCTTCATTGACCCCTTCCGCACCGAGAAGACTCTGGTGATGAACTTCTCGATCGTTGACCCGTTCACCGATGAGTCCTACCGCCGCGACCCGCGCAACATTGCTCGGCATGCCGAGGAATACCTCAAGTCGACCGGTATCGCCGACACCGTGTTCTTCGGCGCGGAGGCCGAGTTTTACCTCTTTGACGATATCCGTTTTGAGTCGACTGTGCACTCATCCTCGTACCGCTTGGATTCGGAAGCGGGTTGGTGGAACACCAACCGCGAGGAAGAGGGAGGCAATCTCGGTTACAAGACGCGCCTGAAGGGCGGGTACTTCCCCGTCTCCCCGAATGACCATTTCTGCGACTTGCGCGACGCTATCAGCATCAACTTAGCGAAGGTCGGATTGCAGGTCGAGCGCGCCCACCATGAGGTCGGAACCGGCGGTCAGCAGGAGATCAATTACACCTTCGATACTCTGCTTGCTGCCGCCGACGACGTCATGAAATTCAAGTACGTTGTGAAGAATACGGCGTGGCAGGCAGGCAAAACGGCGACCTTCATGCCGAAACCGCTATTCGGCGATAACGGCTCCGGAATGCACTGTCATCAGTCCCTCTGGAAGGACGGCAAGCCCCTATTCGCCGACGAGCGTGGCTACGGTGGACTCTCAGACTTGGCCCGCTGGTATATCGGCGGCCTGCTCGAACACGCACCATCGCTCCTGGCAATCACCAACCCATCAGTGAACTCATTCCACCGGCTCGTCCCCGGCTTCGAAGCACCAGTGAACCTCGTCTACTCCGCACGTAATCGCTCCGCCTGCATTCGTATCCCCGTCACGGGCACGTCGCCCAAGAGCAAGCGCATCGAGTACCGTGTTCCGGACCCTGCTGCTAATCCATACCTTGCTTTTGCAGCGCAACTCATGGCAGGCCTCGATGGCATCCGTCATCGGACCGAACCGGCCGATCCCATCGACAAAGACCTTTACGAGCTTCCACCCGAGGAGCATGCCCAGATCGCCCAACTCCCCGAGTCTTTCGAGGATGCCTTGCGCGCTCTTGATGCAGACCACGACTATCTCTTGGAAGGCGACGTGTTCACCGAGGATCTCATCCAAACCTGGATTGATTACAAGATGGCCAATGAGATCGCTCCACTGCGCCAACGCCCGCACCCGTACGAGTTCGCACTGTACTACGACATCTGAGTACCTTAGCCGCAGCGAGCAGCACCTTCGCGATACGTCCCAACGGCGCGAAGGTGCAAGCGCAACAGTCGCGGCTGCAATGCTCATAATGCGCACAGATATTCCGGACTACGGGAAAGCGCGGTAGATTGTTGCGGTCCAAGCATGGATGAGAATGACCGACTGGTGGCCACCTGCTCAGGAGAGGACGGCACATGCTCAGAAGGCGAATCGCCGCTACCGCACTTATCGGTGCCTGCGCGCTGGCGCTGACCGCCTGCCGGTCCGCCGACGAGGTCATCTCCGAGTACAACGCCAAACAGGGCCTGTCCGGGTATTCGGACAGTTACGACGTCTCCTCCGTGGGCACAGATCCCGACGTCGTTGCACTGGTACCGGAATCGGTTGCTGCGGATGGCAAGCTCACCATTGGTTCTAATCTGTACTGGGCACCGGCGGAATTCCAGATCAACGGGCAGCCCACCGGCTACGAGATCGACATGATGAAGGCCGTCGCCGCTCGGATGGGCCTTGAGCTCGACGTGAAGAATGCTGAATTCGACTCGATCATGCCGGGGATTCCAACGAAGTACGAGGTGGGCGCATCCTCTTTTACCATCACCGCAGAACGCGAAGTGAACTTCAATATGATCCAGTTCTATACGGTTGGAGTCTCCTGGGCGGTGCAGACCGGAAATCCCACCGACTTTGACTCCGCCGATATCTGTGGGCGCACAATCGGTGTGCAGACGGGTACAACGGAAGACGAAGAAGTAGCGGCGCTTGCGGAGAAGTGCGTGGTGAAGCCCAATATCCAGCGTTACGACAGCCAGGACGCCGTCACGCAGGCACTGGTCGGTGGCAAGATCGAGGCGATGTCCGCAGACTCGTCTGTGGTGGATTACGCCTTACAACGCACCAACGGTGCTCTCGAATTGCAGGGAGACATCACCGGGACGGCACCACAGGGCGTCGTCGTCGCGAAGGACGATCCTGAGATGACAGCGGCCGTGCAGGCCGCACTCCAGTCGCTTATGGATGACGGAACGCTTGACGAGATCTTTGCCACCTGGGGTATTACCGAGAACGTGGCGACCGAAGCGATAGTGAATCCGGTGAAATGATGGCCGATGTGAACAAGGCATACGAGGTGGAGCACGAGCCCGCGCACTCCGGTGCTGTCGGCGAGCAGCCGACGGCGACGACGAACCTCCAGCTCATCCGTGCGATTCCCGTTCCCCACTACGGCCGTTGGATCGCCGTCGGCATGCTTGCGATCCTCGCCGCCATGGCTATTCACGGGCTGGTGACGAACAAGAACTTCAACTGGGACCTGGTTCTTCCCATGCTATTCACCCGCGAAATAGCCAATGCGATCAAGTGGACGCTTCTTCTGACCGTGGCCGCAATGGCTATCGGAATCGTCCTCGCCATCATCCTCGCCATTATGCGGCGTTCGGACAACCCCGTGATGCGAGCGGTGGCGACGTTCTACATCTGGTTCTTCCGCGGAACTCCGATTTACACCCAACT encodes:
- a CDS encoding ABC transporter substrate-binding protein, whose amino-acid sequence is MLRRRIAATALIGACALALTACRSADEVISEYNAKQGLSGYSDSYDVSSVGTDPDVVALVPESVAADGKLTIGSNLYWAPAEFQINGQPTGYEIDMMKAVAARMGLELDVKNAEFDSIMPGIPTKYEVGASSFTITAEREVNFNMIQFYTVGVSWAVQTGNPTDFDSADICGRTIGVQTGTTEDEEVAALAEKCVVKPNIQRYDSQDAVTQALVGGKIEAMSADSSVVDYALQRTNGALELQGDITGTAPQGVVVAKDDPEMTAAVQAALQSLMDDGTLDEIFATWGITENVATEAIVNPVK
- the glnA gene encoding type I glutamate--ammonia ligase; translation: MFTRAEEAIAYTKERGVKFIDIRFCDLPGIMQHFTIPVDTFKDDVFTDGLMFDGSSIRGFQAIHESDMKLIPDVSSAFIDPFRTEKTLVMNFSIVDPFTDESYRRDPRNIARHAEEYLKSTGIADTVFFGAEAEFYLFDDIRFESTVHSSSYRLDSEAGWWNTNREEEGGNLGYKTRLKGGYFPVSPNDHFCDLRDAISINLAKVGLQVERAHHEVGTGGQQEINYTFDTLLAAADDVMKFKYVVKNTAWQAGKTATFMPKPLFGDNGSGMHCHQSLWKDGKPLFADERGYGGLSDLARWYIGGLLEHAPSLLAITNPSVNSFHRLVPGFEAPVNLVYSARNRSACIRIPVTGTSPKSKRIEYRVPDPAANPYLAFAAQLMAGLDGIRHRTEPADPIDKDLYELPPEEHAQIAQLPESFEDALRALDADHDYLLEGDVFTEDLIQTWIDYKMANEIAPLRQRPHPYEFALYYDI
- a CDS encoding DUF4191 domain-containing protein gives rise to the protein MAKDSGRTKPKKKHWWNYLGDAYRITKRSYSWTPWALLAGFAIGLAVGIVPSILTGRWLSWMLIGIMLALLLPMITLTRLVRRASYAQIDGMPGAASAVLDNIKRGWDISTEPVRVNARTQDMVFRAIGRPGIVLIAEGPKGRVGKLIDEERRAIHRVAPNAPIHTIFIGHDDGQTELISLEKSMRRLPKTISNAEVAALARRLEAIKTNTLPIPKGIDPMKARPDRRALRGK